A window of Paraburkholderia bryophila contains these coding sequences:
- a CDS encoding FAD binding domain-containing protein produces the protein MKPPEFSYLRAMDTEHALEALHHGGADARVLAGGQSLMAVLNMRLAQPRWLVDISRTEDLNVVEADTQGGHLVVGAAATQGQVEWRKTLADEVPLLTLIFPHISHFQIRNRGTVCGSVAHADPSAELPLALATLGGDVMLRSKKRKRVLSAEAFFQGMLMTAREPDELVAAVRFPLARPGQRFGFTELSARHGDFALVSCAAVVTDEAIRIGVGGVSDRPVVETLPKLDGDDLRGALNDLAWKLGAQDDAHVSAAYRRHLVRQLGWKAIQEAT, from the coding sequence ATGAAGCCGCCCGAGTTTAGTTACCTGCGCGCGATGGATACGGAGCATGCGCTCGAGGCGTTGCATCATGGCGGCGCGGATGCGCGTGTCCTGGCCGGCGGCCAGTCGCTTATGGCGGTCTTAAACATGCGATTGGCACAGCCTCGCTGGCTCGTCGACATCTCCCGTACCGAAGACCTGAACGTCGTGGAGGCTGATACACAGGGTGGTCATCTCGTTGTTGGCGCCGCGGCGACGCAGGGGCAGGTCGAGTGGCGAAAGACGCTCGCCGACGAGGTTCCGCTATTGACGCTCATTTTTCCGCATATATCCCACTTTCAGATTCGTAACCGTGGAACGGTCTGTGGCTCGGTCGCGCACGCAGACCCTAGTGCCGAATTGCCCCTGGCGTTGGCGACGCTTGGAGGGGACGTCATGCTGAGGTCTAAAAAGCGCAAGCGCGTCTTGAGCGCTGAGGCCTTTTTCCAGGGCATGTTGATGACTGCGCGCGAGCCCGATGAGCTTGTTGCCGCCGTACGTTTCCCCCTGGCGCGGCCGGGGCAGCGCTTTGGTTTCACTGAACTCTCTGCACGACACGGCGACTTTGCCTTAGTGTCGTGTGCGGCGGTGGTGACGGATGAGGCGATAAGAATTGGCGTCGGCGGAGTATCTGATCGTCCAGTAGTAGAAACATTGCCAAAACTGGACGGAGATGATCTGCGTGGCGCACTCAATGACCTCGCGTGGAAGCTCGGTGCGCAGGACGATGCTCATGTCAGTGCGGCTTATCGAAGGCATCTGGTTCGACAGCTTGGTTGGAAGGCCATACAGGAGGCGACGTGA
- a CDS encoding xanthine dehydrogenase family protein molybdopterin-binding subunit codes for MSESVTELLVERHANRTSIPATPEATPERTPYLGRSMERLEDAAILTGRGRYGDDIAVKPGTLHAAVLRSPHPHAEINGIDVSAALTQKGVHAVLTGEDIRQWSQPFVVGVKSPMEHWSLAIDRVRYSGEPVAVVIAESRAMAEDGIERIKVDYTSLAPVTSIQAAMADDAPILHPKVGTNIVSDRNFRYGEPEEAFAKAPYHVSIEAHYPRNTCTPIECAVVIAEHLQGDEGYEVTSNFMGPFSLHAVMSMALKVPANRLRHKAPRDSGGSFGVKQAVFPYVVLMCLASRKAGAPVKWVEDRLEHLTAATSATARWSTIDAAVESDGRITALSYDQIEDCGGYLRAPEPATFYRMHGCLTGAYAIPNLLVRNRVALTTKTPTGLVRGFGGPQVYFALERLVQRIAIELQLDVLDVYRRNFVASSAFPYRTPAGALLDSGNYQEALRRSLSEGGYEELVKRRELARSEGRLYGIGFAAIVEPSVSNMGYISTVLPVEARRKAGPKSGAIASATVSVDLLGGVVVTVASTPAGQGHMTVCAQVVADVLGLNPADIVVNVEFDTHKDAWSVASGNYSSRFAGAVAGTVHLAAMRVKDKLSRILSAQFGCEPEDIVFEDGRIFSKQQPEKALPFNRVASNAPHWAPSLLPEGEEPGLRETVFWTPPNMEPPDAEDRINTSACYGFAFDMCGIEVDPATGRIRIDRYVTTHDAGKLLNPALADGQIRGAFAQGLGAALYEEFRYGADGSFQSGTLADYLMPTTCEVPDPIIIHLETPSPFTPLGAKGLGEGNNMSTPPCVANAVADALGVQDIRLPLTPAKVMEMIGIDEPEPSRPEYRGATPKKKQAGAGKALTAQGSVEIEATPEAVFAVLMDPAALAKVVPGCNALETIGENQYRADVTVGVGMIKARFEAKIGLSDIEAPKRLRLAGAGLSSLGSAQGEGLVELTPTAKGTLLSYDYEAQVSGKVAAVGGRMLEGAAKVVLSQLFESLGRQASGMPIKGSNSWFKKIAGWFRRSS; via the coding sequence ATGAGCGAATCCGTGACCGAATTACTGGTTGAGCGGCACGCAAACCGTACGTCCATCCCCGCCACCCCCGAGGCCACGCCGGAGCGCACTCCTTACCTGGGGCGATCCATGGAACGGCTTGAGGATGCGGCCATTCTGACGGGAAGAGGTCGGTACGGGGACGACATCGCAGTCAAGCCCGGCACGTTGCACGCTGCAGTGCTCCGCTCGCCTCATCCTCACGCAGAGATTAACGGCATTGACGTCAGCGCGGCGCTCACACAAAAAGGGGTGCACGCCGTTTTGACCGGCGAGGATATTCGACAGTGGTCACAGCCGTTTGTGGTTGGCGTGAAGTCGCCCATGGAGCACTGGTCGCTTGCGATCGACCGTGTCCGTTACAGCGGCGAACCCGTAGCGGTAGTGATTGCAGAGTCACGTGCAATGGCCGAAGACGGAATCGAGCGCATCAAGGTCGACTACACATCGCTCGCTCCCGTGACTTCGATTCAGGCGGCCATGGCCGACGATGCGCCAATCCTGCATCCAAAGGTTGGGACGAACATCGTGAGCGACCGGAATTTCCGATATGGGGAGCCGGAAGAGGCATTCGCGAAGGCGCCTTATCACGTATCGATCGAGGCGCATTATCCCCGCAACACTTGTACGCCGATTGAATGCGCGGTTGTCATTGCCGAGCATCTGCAAGGGGATGAAGGCTATGAGGTGACGTCGAATTTCATGGGGCCGTTCTCGCTCCACGCGGTGATGTCGATGGCGCTCAAGGTGCCGGCGAATCGTTTGCGCCATAAAGCGCCGCGTGATTCCGGTGGCAGCTTTGGCGTGAAGCAAGCCGTCTTTCCGTACGTCGTGTTGATGTGCCTCGCCTCACGTAAGGCCGGCGCGCCTGTCAAATGGGTCGAGGACCGGCTCGAACATCTTACCGCCGCCACGTCCGCGACGGCACGCTGGAGCACCATCGATGCCGCCGTTGAGAGCGATGGGCGTATTACCGCGCTGTCCTACGACCAGATTGAGGATTGCGGGGGCTATCTGCGTGCGCCGGAGCCCGCAACCTTCTACCGGATGCATGGATGCCTGACCGGGGCCTATGCAATCCCCAATCTCCTCGTGCGCAATCGTGTCGCCCTGACAACCAAAACGCCGACCGGGCTCGTGCGAGGCTTCGGCGGACCGCAGGTGTATTTCGCGCTCGAGCGACTCGTGCAACGAATCGCCATTGAGTTGCAGCTCGATGTACTCGACGTATATCGCCGCAATTTCGTGGCGTCCAGCGCGTTTCCGTATCGGACGCCGGCGGGTGCGCTTCTGGACTCGGGGAATTATCAGGAAGCGCTTCGGCGTTCCTTGTCTGAGGGAGGTTATGAGGAACTCGTTAAGCGCCGTGAGCTTGCGCGTAGCGAAGGGCGACTCTACGGAATAGGTTTCGCCGCAATCGTGGAACCATCGGTATCGAACATGGGATATATCTCGACCGTGTTGCCGGTCGAGGCTCGTCGCAAAGCTGGGCCAAAAAGCGGTGCGATCGCCAGCGCGACCGTGAGCGTCGACTTGCTTGGGGGCGTCGTGGTAACTGTGGCCTCCACGCCGGCGGGGCAAGGCCATATGACCGTTTGCGCGCAGGTTGTCGCAGACGTGCTCGGTTTGAACCCGGCGGATATCGTCGTCAATGTTGAGTTCGATACGCACAAGGATGCCTGGTCAGTCGCGTCCGGGAACTACTCGAGTCGATTCGCGGGCGCCGTAGCTGGAACGGTCCATCTCGCGGCAATGCGGGTGAAGGACAAACTTAGCCGGATCTTATCTGCTCAATTCGGGTGCGAGCCGGAGGATATCGTTTTCGAAGACGGGCGGATTTTCTCGAAGCAGCAGCCGGAGAAGGCACTCCCGTTCAACCGTGTGGCTAGCAATGCACCTCACTGGGCTCCCTCACTGTTGCCCGAAGGGGAGGAGCCGGGTCTTCGCGAGACCGTATTCTGGACGCCGCCAAATATGGAACCGCCCGATGCGGAGGACAGGATCAATACGTCCGCCTGTTACGGGTTCGCATTTGATATGTGCGGAATCGAGGTTGACCCGGCGACGGGGCGCATCCGCATTGACCGGTACGTGACCACCCATGACGCGGGCAAGTTATTGAATCCCGCCCTTGCCGATGGCCAGATTCGTGGCGCTTTCGCACAAGGACTGGGTGCGGCGCTCTACGAAGAGTTCAGATATGGCGCGGACGGAAGCTTCCAGTCGGGCACGCTCGCTGACTATCTGATGCCAACTACCTGCGAAGTGCCCGACCCGATCATCATCCACCTGGAAACCCCTTCGCCTTTCACGCCGCTTGGTGCGAAGGGGCTTGGCGAGGGCAACAACATGAGCACGCCGCCTTGCGTGGCTAACGCGGTGGCGGACGCTCTGGGCGTCCAGGATATTCGGCTGCCGCTCACTCCAGCAAAGGTAATGGAGATGATTGGCATCGACGAACCGGAACCGTCGCGACCCGAATATCGTGGGGCGACACCGAAGAAAAAGCAGGCGGGAGCGGGGAAGGCGCTGACTGCGCAAGGCAGCGTCGAGATCGAAGCCACGCCGGAAGCCGTGTTCGCCGTTCTGATGGACCCTGCTGCGCTCGCGAAGGTGGTTCCGGGCTGCAATGCGTTGGAGACCATTGGCGAGAACCAGTACCGGGCCGATGTGACCGTTGGCGTAGGCATGATCAAAGCCCGTTTCGAAGCAAAGATAGGGCTGTCGGATATCGAAGCGCCGAAGAGATTGCGTCTGGCCGGCGCGGGACTGTCGTCGTTAGGAAGCGCTCAGGGCGAGGGCCTCGTCGAACTCACGCCGACCGCGAAAGGCACCTTGCTGTCGTACGACTACGAGGCGCAGGTGTCTGGGAAAGTGGCCGCGGTCGGAGGGCGAATGCTGGAGGGTGCAGCAAAAGTCGTGCTTTCGCAGTTGTTCGAGTCCTTGGGCCGGCAGGCGTCCGGAATGCCGATCAAGGGCAGCAATTCCTGGTTCAAAAAAATTGCGGGATGGTTCAGGAGGTCTTCATGA
- a CDS encoding helix-turn-helix transcriptional regulator: MSSAIKIYQGRFGRVALLDMDAPLVQHAHHHCHLLIKAAGPDTFFAVRDELQPLTADTAVLVNPWESHAYVHNSAEQHTIILAMYIEPDWLAQVQHPLGHAGRPEFFPQPCVPMSASARKLSEELGLEMWWSDSIAAGRLEGLLCDLMIAVIDPGKSWRELSRQMEVASRRPSDPRIRKAISWLRENTGADPDMNGLAEHCGLSRAHFFALFHRCTGVTPNVYLNVLRMEAAIKDLSSTSNSMTDISYDLGFSAPGHFTRFFRQHLGITPSEYRKVVDIYDPNLDQVEI, translated from the coding sequence GTGTCCAGTGCGATCAAAATTTACCAGGGCAGGTTCGGTCGGGTGGCGTTGTTGGATATGGACGCACCGCTGGTTCAGCACGCTCATCACCATTGCCATTTGCTGATAAAAGCGGCCGGACCTGACACATTCTTTGCTGTGCGTGATGAATTGCAGCCCCTGACGGCCGACACGGCTGTGCTTGTAAATCCTTGGGAGTCGCACGCCTACGTACACAATAGCGCGGAACAGCACACGATCATTCTTGCGATGTATATCGAGCCTGACTGGTTGGCTCAAGTGCAACATCCGCTCGGACACGCTGGACGCCCTGAGTTTTTCCCGCAGCCCTGCGTGCCCATGTCTGCCTCGGCGCGAAAACTATCGGAGGAGCTTGGACTTGAGATGTGGTGGTCCGATAGTATCGCTGCGGGGCGTCTGGAGGGGCTGCTTTGCGACTTGATGATCGCGGTCATAGACCCCGGAAAGAGCTGGCGTGAATTGTCGAGACAGATGGAAGTCGCCAGTCGTCGCCCGAGTGACCCTCGCATCCGGAAGGCAATATCCTGGCTTCGCGAGAATACCGGGGCCGATCCGGACATGAACGGACTGGCGGAGCATTGCGGCTTGTCACGTGCTCACTTCTTCGCGCTGTTTCATCGCTGCACCGGCGTCACCCCCAACGTCTACCTCAACGTATTGCGTATGGAGGCAGCCATCAAAGACCTGTCCTCAACCAGCAATTCGATGACCGATATCTCGTACGATCTGGGATTTTCGGCGCCTGGGCATTTCACGCGGTTTTTCCGTCAGCATCTCGGCATTACGCCGAGTGAATACCGCAAGGTCGTGGATATCTACGATCCCAATCTCGATCAGGTCGAAATCTGA
- a CDS encoding enoyl-CoA hydratase/isomerase family protein encodes MTKIVHPAQRLLAEPDGFRVEFKEADSRADIVFDRPPFNIVSMLQRDQLRAVFEALDDDPKVRVIVVRAVGEHFSSGGDIKGFIEASPEHVSKLAWNIAAPARCSKPVIAENRGYCFGVGFELSLACDFRIATETTLYALPEQKLGQIPGSGGSARLQKMVGIGRTKDIVMRSRRITGEQAYNWGIATELVADAELESATDSLVRELLAFSPLAQRTAKKLLNDTEDAPLSIAIELEGHSYSRLRSSNDFREGVEAFHEKRKAVFNGS; translated from the coding sequence ATGACCAAAATCGTTCATCCCGCTCAACGACTGCTTGCGGAACCCGATGGCTTTCGGGTGGAGTTTAAAGAGGCGGACTCCCGTGCCGACATCGTATTTGACCGGCCGCCATTCAATATAGTGTCCATGTTGCAGCGCGATCAGCTGCGTGCAGTATTCGAGGCTTTGGACGATGATCCGAAGGTTCGCGTGATTGTGGTTCGCGCTGTTGGCGAGCACTTTTCAAGCGGTGGCGATATCAAAGGGTTTATCGAAGCCTCGCCTGAACATGTTTCGAAGTTGGCATGGAACATCGCGGCGCCGGCGCGGTGCAGTAAGCCGGTAATCGCTGAAAATCGGGGGTACTGCTTCGGCGTCGGTTTCGAACTGTCGCTTGCGTGCGACTTCAGAATCGCAACAGAGACGACGCTGTATGCGCTTCCAGAACAAAAGCTTGGGCAGATTCCGGGCTCTGGTGGCTCCGCGCGCCTGCAGAAAATGGTTGGGATCGGGCGCACGAAGGATATCGTCATGCGCTCACGTCGCATTACCGGAGAGCAGGCGTACAACTGGGGCATTGCGACCGAACTGGTGGCGGACGCCGAGCTGGAAAGTGCTACAGATTCTCTTGTCCGTGAACTGCTGGCGTTCTCGCCTTTAGCGCAGCGTACCGCAAAGAAGCTGCTGAACGACACGGAGGATGCTCCGTTGTCGATTGCAATTGAACTCGAGGGCCACAGCTACAGCCGTCTGCGTAGCTCCAACGACTTCCGCGAAGGCGTCGAGGCATTCCATGAGAAACGCAAGGCTGTTTTCAACGGTAGCTAA
- a CDS encoding IMP dehydrogenase: MHTAIATHAIEAVRRECTRSNPEPMPHRHRGSAAAKALVDAGADAVKVGIGPGSICTTRIVAGIGVPQVTAVASVADAIRGSGVPVISDGGVRYSGDASKALAAGADSVMMGSLLAGTEESPGEVFLYEGRQFKAYRGMGSIGAMKDGSADRYFQDNSANLDKLVPEGIEARVEYKGPIAPIIFQMAGGLRASMGYCGCGTVEEFQDSAEMVQITGAGLRESHVHDVQITREAPNYRLR; encoded by the coding sequence ATGCATACAGCGATTGCGACGCATGCGATTGAAGCAGTCCGGCGGGAATGCACCCGCTCGAATCCCGAGCCAATGCCTCATAGGCATAGAGGATCAGCGGCGGCAAAGGCCCTCGTCGACGCAGGCGCGGACGCGGTTAAAGTTGGTATCGGGCCAGGGTCGATATGCACCACCCGCATCGTGGCGGGGATCGGCGTTCCGCAGGTTACTGCCGTGGCATCTGTCGCTGATGCGATTCGCGGTTCAGGTGTTCCAGTTATCTCGGACGGGGGCGTTCGGTACTCCGGTGACGCGAGTAAAGCCCTGGCTGCAGGCGCAGACTCCGTGATGATGGGCAGCTTGCTTGCCGGTACCGAAGAGTCGCCCGGTGAGGTTTTTCTGTACGAAGGACGCCAGTTCAAGGCGTATCGCGGTATGGGTTCAATCGGGGCGATGAAAGACGGATCGGCGGACAGATACTTTCAGGATAATTCTGCGAATCTCGACAAGCTCGTTCCGGAAGGTATCGAGGCACGGGTTGAGTACAAAGGACCTATCGCGCCGATCATTTTTCAGATGGCTGGAGGCTTGCGTGCGAGCATGGGCTACTGCGGATGCGGTACCGTCGAAGAGTTTCAGGACAGCGCGGAAATGGTGCAGATCACGGGTGCAGGCCTTCGCGAGTCACATGTGCATGACGTTCAAATCACTAGGGAAGCTCCGAATTATCGGCTGAGGTGA
- a CDS encoding CobW family GTP-binding protein: MRLNKIPTTVITGFLGAGKTTLVNHLLEHARPLRIGIIVNEFGEVGVDGELIVADENALVEINNGCVCCTVRKDLVKSVSELLERPGEPLARLIVETSGLADPAPVLQTFLADPDVRERVELESVVAVVDAHHFHEQLHNEIAREQVVFADHIIINKTDLVDAQEVTSLIARIRTLNPSAVIDIARHGAIDVKSVLGARHFSLDTLLAVEPDLLDEGAHDHEHDSSITSCAFVLPGPLDATRFNRWANQLVQTHGQQLLRMKGVLNLHEERRRLHFHSVHMLLDSSFGKAWARDEPRDSKFVMIGRDLDVPTLRDGLRDCMA, translated from the coding sequence ATGCGGCTCAACAAAATTCCGACCACGGTGATCACCGGCTTTCTCGGCGCCGGCAAGACCACGCTGGTCAATCACCTTCTTGAACATGCGCGCCCTCTCCGCATCGGCATCATCGTCAACGAATTCGGCGAAGTCGGTGTCGATGGCGAACTGATCGTCGCCGACGAAAATGCGCTGGTGGAGATCAACAACGGCTGCGTATGCTGCACTGTCCGCAAGGACCTCGTTAAAAGCGTGTCCGAACTGCTCGAACGCCCGGGCGAGCCGCTAGCGCGTTTGATCGTGGAAACCTCCGGGCTGGCCGATCCCGCCCCGGTGTTACAGACCTTTCTTGCCGACCCGGATGTTCGCGAACGGGTGGAACTGGAGTCGGTGGTCGCCGTCGTGGACGCGCATCATTTTCACGAGCAACTCCACAATGAGATTGCACGCGAGCAAGTCGTGTTCGCGGACCACATCATCATCAACAAGACCGATCTGGTTGATGCGCAGGAGGTGACGAGCCTCATCGCACGTATCCGCACACTCAACCCTAGCGCAGTTATCGACATTGCTCGTCACGGCGCGATCGACGTGAAATCGGTTCTCGGCGCACGGCATTTCTCGCTGGATACGTTGCTCGCGGTCGAGCCGGATCTACTCGACGAAGGCGCACATGACCATGAACACGATAGCTCCATCACATCGTGTGCATTCGTTCTTCCAGGGCCACTGGACGCCACGCGCTTCAATCGCTGGGCCAACCAGCTCGTGCAGACCCACGGCCAACAACTCTTGCGCATGAAAGGGGTGCTGAACCTGCACGAAGAGCGTCGTCGCCTGCATTTCCATAGTGTCCACATGTTGCTCGACTCCAGCTTCGGAAAAGCGTGGGCGCGGGACGAACCGCGCGACAGCAAGTTCGTGATGATTGGCCGGGACCTCGACGTGCCGACCTTGCGCGATGGTTTGCGGGATTGCATGGCCTGA
- a CDS encoding DUF1097 domain-containing protein — protein MKKSEAYTFSIGVLAVADTWLTATVFPVPVWVTFIAWASFFVLGAGRAGFVKSVASNLAGAVISSLTLLAIATTSGSALAVAILVGVGSAAMVQASKIKLLDVLPAIVWGFASTVGTTVATGKPITTIGLSNPGLVAAAALITGAAFGFASEVLGNALAFKHEHKLG, from the coding sequence ATGAAAAAGTCAGAAGCCTATACCTTCAGCATCGGCGTGCTCGCGGTGGCCGATACATGGCTCACCGCCACCGTCTTTCCAGTGCCCGTGTGGGTCACGTTCATCGCGTGGGCGTCGTTCTTCGTACTCGGCGCGGGACGTGCAGGTTTCGTCAAATCCGTGGCGTCGAATCTGGCCGGCGCGGTGATCAGTTCACTCACCCTGCTTGCCATCGCAACGACTAGCGGCAGCGCGCTGGCGGTCGCTATCCTGGTCGGTGTCGGCAGCGCTGCGATGGTCCAGGCATCGAAGATCAAGCTGCTCGATGTACTGCCGGCCATCGTCTGGGGCTTCGCCTCGACGGTGGGCACAACCGTCGCGACAGGCAAACCCATCACCACGATCGGTCTGAGCAACCCCGGCCTCGTCGCGGCCGCGGCGCTCATAACCGGCGCAGCATTCGGGTTCGCGTCGGAAGTGCTGGGCAACGCGCTTGCATTCAAACATGAGCACAAGCTCGGATAA
- the nthB gene encoding nitrile hydratase subunit beta, with product MKLQHHLGGVENLGPVNVETRVFVEPWERRIFGIHTAMMAESNHLGDALPAYPIKTLPTAFNSTWTWASLRTGAEDMQPFEYFKYRYYEKWLMGISQFFVDQGYITAAELAERTSLYRANPLAPLPEKTSDPIRAQIDAYLEKGDSGYHEPRAPARFSNGETVQIADPEAVDHTRLPGYLRCKTGKVVEVYPGTFSYFVSTGVDGIGEPMAVYRVAFDAADIWGEGKSEPHTTIYADLYEAYLQATV from the coding sequence GTGAAACTACAGCACCACCTCGGCGGCGTCGAGAATCTGGGCCCTGTCAATGTCGAAACGCGTGTCTTCGTGGAGCCCTGGGAGCGTCGCATTTTCGGCATTCACACTGCCATGATGGCTGAGAGCAATCACCTCGGCGATGCGTTGCCGGCTTACCCGATCAAGACACTGCCGACCGCGTTCAACAGCACATGGACATGGGCGTCGTTGCGCACCGGCGCGGAAGACATGCAACCATTCGAGTACTTCAAGTACCGTTACTACGAGAAATGGCTGATGGGTATCTCGCAGTTTTTTGTGGATCAGGGGTACATCACGGCTGCTGAACTCGCCGAACGCACTTCGCTCTATCGCGCCAATCCTCTGGCCCCTTTACCGGAAAAAACCAGCGATCCGATCAGAGCGCAGATCGACGCTTATCTGGAGAAAGGCGATTCCGGCTATCACGAGCCGCGTGCTCCGGCGCGCTTCTCGAATGGAGAAACCGTGCAGATCGCCGATCCCGAAGCGGTCGATCACACCCGTTTGCCCGGGTATTTGCGCTGCAAGACCGGCAAGGTCGTCGAGGTGTATCCCGGCACATTTTCGTATTTCGTTTCAACCGGTGTGGATGGAATCGGCGAGCCGATGGCGGTCTACCGGGTCGCCTTCGACGCCGCCGACATTTGGGGCGAGGGAAAAAGCGAGCCCCACACCACGATCTACGCGGACCTGTACGAAGCCTACCTCCAGGCAACCGTCTAA
- the nthA gene encoding nitrile hydratase subunit alpha, giving the protein MTQLFQYDGDREASSAAKVRALEALLIEKGVIGSDSVDAVLGHFETAAGPFNGAKIVARAWVDEAFRQRLVEDTPKAIAELDLPAGMSGAEGEHMAAVANGDGVHNLIICTLCSCYPWPVLGLPPYWYKDPVFRARGVREPRAVLREFGVDVPAETEVKVWDSSAQIRWFVVPERPANTEHLSEPELAALVTPESMMGVALVASPAAA; this is encoded by the coding sequence ATGACTCAACTGTTTCAGTATGACGGCGACCGTGAGGCTTCGAGCGCCGCCAAAGTGCGCGCGCTCGAAGCATTGCTGATCGAAAAAGGGGTAATCGGCAGCGACTCCGTCGACGCGGTGCTCGGCCACTTCGAAACCGCGGCGGGCCCGTTCAACGGCGCAAAGATCGTCGCCCGGGCGTGGGTCGACGAGGCGTTCAGGCAACGCCTCGTCGAGGATACGCCAAAGGCGATCGCGGAACTGGACCTGCCGGCCGGCATGTCCGGCGCGGAAGGGGAGCACATGGCGGCCGTGGCAAACGGCGACGGTGTGCACAACCTGATCATCTGCACGTTGTGCTCGTGCTATCCGTGGCCTGTGCTTGGCTTGCCGCCCTACTGGTACAAGGACCCGGTGTTTCGCGCTCGGGGCGTCCGCGAGCCACGAGCGGTATTGCGCGAATTTGGCGTCGACGTACCGGCGGAAACCGAGGTCAAGGTGTGGGACAGCAGTGCGCAGATTCGCTGGTTCGTCGTGCCGGAGCGTCCCGCGAACACTGAACACCTGAGCGAACCTGAGTTGGCCGCGCTCGTGACACCGGAATCGATGATGGGTGTCGCGCTGGTCGCTTCGCCCGCTGCCGCGTGA
- a CDS encoding nitrile hydratase accessory protein, translating to MFTRFEEYAAASMLGADDSPPRLDGKLVFSSRWERDVFGLALSLSKAGYFEWEEFRQCLIAAIARWESAPCEGQPRWDYYERFLEALLEVVESSGVLSRDELTQILVARRPAIATATHAATSPAHLESH from the coding sequence ATGTTTACGCGGTTCGAGGAATATGCAGCGGCGTCGATGCTCGGTGCAGACGACTCTCCGCCACGGCTGGACGGCAAACTGGTGTTCTCCAGTCGTTGGGAGCGGGATGTGTTCGGCCTAGCGCTGTCGCTTTCGAAAGCGGGCTACTTCGAGTGGGAAGAGTTTCGCCAGTGCCTGATCGCGGCGATCGCGCGCTGGGAGTCGGCGCCGTGCGAAGGTCAGCCACGCTGGGATTACTACGAGCGTTTTCTCGAAGCATTGCTGGAGGTGGTCGAGTCGAGCGGAGTTCTGTCGCGCGACGAGCTCACGCAGATACTGGTCGCCAGACGGCCGGCGATAGCAACGGCAACGCATGCGGCAACGAGTCCGGCACACTTAGAAAGTCATTGA
- a CDS encoding HoxN/HupN/NixA family nickel/cobalt transporter translates to MEMLNAVMTRANSPARRKVVAMYAALALINIVAWGWAWIVLRASPALIGTAFIAYSFGLRHAMDADHIAAIDNVTRKLMNDGKRPVTVGFFFAFGHSLTVVFGAVAVAFTTKALAHHFDAFKETGEAVGAVVSASFLIMIGAMNIVVLLGLFRAFGRVRRGQRHDGDLRLTQFDGNLLARLFKPLFRLVRSSWLMLPLGILFGLGFETATEMALFGTSAAQASAGFSIWTILMFPCLFAAGMITIDTTDGILMLGAYGWAFVKPVRKLYYNLTITLISTVVALLIGSIEALGLLGDQLSLAGPFWQAIAGLNNNFGLLGYGIVAVFVTGWLVSVLLYKLKGYDRETASA, encoded by the coding sequence ATGGAAATGCTTAACGCCGTGATGACACGCGCCAACTCGCCTGCGCGCCGGAAGGTCGTCGCTATGTATGCGGCGCTCGCCCTCATCAACATTGTCGCGTGGGGGTGGGCGTGGATCGTACTGCGAGCGTCGCCCGCACTGATCGGCACCGCGTTTATCGCCTACAGTTTCGGCTTGCGCCACGCGATGGACGCAGACCATATCGCCGCGATCGACAACGTGACGCGCAAACTGATGAACGACGGAAAACGTCCCGTGACGGTCGGCTTTTTCTTCGCGTTCGGCCATTCGCTGACCGTGGTATTCGGGGCGGTGGCCGTGGCGTTTACGACCAAAGCGCTGGCCCATCATTTCGATGCGTTTAAAGAAACCGGCGAGGCGGTTGGCGCCGTCGTATCCGCGTCGTTTCTGATCATGATCGGCGCGATGAATATCGTGGTGCTGCTGGGGCTATTCCGCGCGTTTGGACGCGTGCGCCGCGGTCAGCGTCACGACGGCGACCTTCGCCTGACGCAGTTCGACGGCAATCTGCTGGCGCGTCTGTTCAAGCCGCTGTTTCGTCTCGTCCGTTCGAGCTGGCTAATGCTGCCGCTCGGCATCCTGTTCGGGCTCGGCTTCGAAACGGCCACCGAAATGGCGCTGTTCGGCACTTCGGCCGCACAGGCATCGGCCGGCTTTTCGATCTGGACCATCCTGATGTTTCCGTGTCTGTTTGCGGCCGGCATGATCACCATCGACACGACCGACGGCATCCTGATGCTAGGCGCCTACGGCTGGGCCTTCGTCAAGCCCGTACGCAAGCTTTACTACAACCTGACGATCACGCTGATTTCCACGGTCGTCGCGCTGCTGATCGGCAGCATCGAGGCGCTCGGGCTGCTGGGCGACCAGTTGAGCCTGGCCGGTCCGTTCTGGCAAGCGATTGCTGGTCTCAACAATAATTTCGGCTTGCTAGGATATGGCATCGTCGCGGTGTTCGTGACCGGCTGGCTGGTGTCCGTTCTGCTTTACAAGTTGAAGGGATACGATCGCGAGACCGCCTCGGCCTGA